From a single Osmerus mordax isolate fOsmMor3 chromosome 14, fOsmMor3.pri, whole genome shotgun sequence genomic region:
- the noctb gene encoding nocturnin isoform X1, producing the protein MMEIMVCPMGGGAARLYSALAQPLDLAPSDHPSPAYQDPHSGCLAPPEPVDPLDLLRECEEALRGRPPRPLRSFISTRDADGHIAPNGSIRVMQWNILAQALGEGVDSFVHCPLDALNWEIRKYLILEEILTYRPHILCLQEVDHYYDTFQPILASLGYQGHFCPKPWSPCLDVEGNNGPDGCALFFDQSYFELLESVNVRLSAMLIPTNQVAVVTTLRCRATDRRLCVAVTHLKARSGWEYLRSAQGSDLLRHLQNITQARGVGGEGPSGRASGTPLLVCGDFNAVPSEEVYRRFAASPLGLDSAYKRLSSDGVSEPAYTTWKIRPTGECCSTLDYVWYSQDQLRVDGVLDMPTEEQIGPNRLPSYNYPSDHLSLVCDFSFTDRGE; encoded by the exons ATGATGGAAATTATGG TTTGTCCAATGGGAGGAGGCGCCGCTCGGCTGTACAGCGCCCTGGCCCAGCCCCTCGACCTGGCTCCCTCTGACCATCCCAGCCCTGCCTACCAGGACCCCCACAGCGGCTGCCTGGCCCCCCCGGAGCCTGTAGACCCCCTGGATCTCCTGAGGGAGTGCGAGGAGGCCCTGAGGGGCCGACCCCCCCGCCCGCTGCGTTCCTTCATCAGCACCCGTGATGCAGACGGCCACATCGCCCCCAATGGGTCAATCAGGGTGATGCAGTGGAACATACTGGCTCAAG CGCTGGGTGAAGGAGTGGACAGTTTCGTCCACTGCCCCTTGGATGCCCTCAACTGGGAAATCAGAAAATACCTCATCCTGGAAGAAATCCTGACCTACCGACCTCACATCCTGTGTCTTCAGGAAGTTGATCACTACTACGACACCTTCCAGCCAATCCTGGCCAGCCTGGGTTACCAAGGACACTTCTGCCCCAAGCCCTGGTCACCTTGTCTCGACGTCGAGGGCAACAATGGGCCAGATGGCTGTGCCCTCTTCTTCGACCAATCGTACTTCGAGCTCCTAGAGAGCGTCAACGTCCGTCTATCGGCCATGCTGATACCGACCAATCAG GTGGCCGTGGTAACTACACTCCGTTGCCGGGCGACAGACCGACGCCTGTGCGTCGCCGTGACGCACCTCAAGGCCCGCAGCGGCTGGGAGTATCTCCGTAGTGCCCAGGGCTCCGACCTGCTCCGGCACCTTCAGAACATCACTCAGGCCCGGGGCGTGGGCGGCGAGGGCCCCTCTGGCAGGGCCTCAGGCACCCCCCTGCTGGTCTGCGGTGACTTCAACGCCGTCCCCTCTGAGGAGGTGTACCGGCGCTTCGCTGCATCGCCTCTCGGCCTCGACTCGGCCTACAAGAGGCTGAGCAGCGATGGCGTTTCAGAACCAGCCTACACGACCTGGAAGATACGGCCCACAGGAGAGTGCTGCAGCACGCTGGACTACGTCTGGTACTCCCAGGACCAGCTCAGGGTGGATGGCGTGCTGGACATGCCCACAGAGGAGCAGATAGGCCCCAACAGACTCCCGTCCTACAACTACCCCTCGGACCACCTCTCACTGGTGTGTGACTTTAGTTTCACCGAccggggagagtga
- the noctb gene encoding nocturnin isoform X2: MGGGAARLYSALAQPLDLAPSDHPSPAYQDPHSGCLAPPEPVDPLDLLRECEEALRGRPPRPLRSFISTRDADGHIAPNGSIRVMQWNILAQALGEGVDSFVHCPLDALNWEIRKYLILEEILTYRPHILCLQEVDHYYDTFQPILASLGYQGHFCPKPWSPCLDVEGNNGPDGCALFFDQSYFELLESVNVRLSAMLIPTNQVAVVTTLRCRATDRRLCVAVTHLKARSGWEYLRSAQGSDLLRHLQNITQARGVGGEGPSGRASGTPLLVCGDFNAVPSEEVYRRFAASPLGLDSAYKRLSSDGVSEPAYTTWKIRPTGECCSTLDYVWYSQDQLRVDGVLDMPTEEQIGPNRLPSYNYPSDHLSLVCDFSFTDRGE, encoded by the exons ATGGGAGGAGGCGCCGCTCGGCTGTACAGCGCCCTGGCCCAGCCCCTCGACCTGGCTCCCTCTGACCATCCCAGCCCTGCCTACCAGGACCCCCACAGCGGCTGCCTGGCCCCCCCGGAGCCTGTAGACCCCCTGGATCTCCTGAGGGAGTGCGAGGAGGCCCTGAGGGGCCGACCCCCCCGCCCGCTGCGTTCCTTCATCAGCACCCGTGATGCAGACGGCCACATCGCCCCCAATGGGTCAATCAGGGTGATGCAGTGGAACATACTGGCTCAAG CGCTGGGTGAAGGAGTGGACAGTTTCGTCCACTGCCCCTTGGATGCCCTCAACTGGGAAATCAGAAAATACCTCATCCTGGAAGAAATCCTGACCTACCGACCTCACATCCTGTGTCTTCAGGAAGTTGATCACTACTACGACACCTTCCAGCCAATCCTGGCCAGCCTGGGTTACCAAGGACACTTCTGCCCCAAGCCCTGGTCACCTTGTCTCGACGTCGAGGGCAACAATGGGCCAGATGGCTGTGCCCTCTTCTTCGACCAATCGTACTTCGAGCTCCTAGAGAGCGTCAACGTCCGTCTATCGGCCATGCTGATACCGACCAATCAG GTGGCCGTGGTAACTACACTCCGTTGCCGGGCGACAGACCGACGCCTGTGCGTCGCCGTGACGCACCTCAAGGCCCGCAGCGGCTGGGAGTATCTCCGTAGTGCCCAGGGCTCCGACCTGCTCCGGCACCTTCAGAACATCACTCAGGCCCGGGGCGTGGGCGGCGAGGGCCCCTCTGGCAGGGCCTCAGGCACCCCCCTGCTGGTCTGCGGTGACTTCAACGCCGTCCCCTCTGAGGAGGTGTACCGGCGCTTCGCTGCATCGCCTCTCGGCCTCGACTCGGCCTACAAGAGGCTGAGCAGCGATGGCGTTTCAGAACCAGCCTACACGACCTGGAAGATACGGCCCACAGGAGAGTGCTGCAGCACGCTGGACTACGTCTGGTACTCCCAGGACCAGCTCAGGGTGGATGGCGTGCTGGACATGCCCACAGAGGAGCAGATAGGCCCCAACAGACTCCCGTCCTACAACTACCCCTCGGACCACCTCTCACTGGTGTGTGACTTTAGTTTCACCGAccggggagagtga
- the elf2b gene encoding ETS-related transcription factor Elf-2b isoform X2, translated as MATSLHEGGPANQLDLLIRAVEASVHGSSIHCSDKTIEAAEALLHMDSPSSLRGDRSPDVFVPACVATPDFLHAAMRPDAMTETVVEVSTEDCEDDCPMEVTLIEEPDLEPEPDHEPVKRKKAGRKPKTHHAAIPNGSLDLGIKKKPREGKAGSTTYLWEFLLDLLQDKNTCPRYIKWTQREKGIFKLVDSKAVSKLWGKHKNKPDMNYETMGRALRYYYQRGILAKVEGQRLVYQFKEMPKNIVIIDDDKADSDDLIGQECASYERVPPPSETLLSAVELSKTPNILRGGARAVVHSPVVKGSKASLVGGGALAAGVQRIMTVSAATDGSQTQHSHTAIIPTAAGPRTVRVAMQVPVVMTTSMGQKISTVAVQQAQGTTVASGHTLLTNASPTGNANTQQKVMIQTIPTMVPATAENGDKITVQLAKIITIPAHQLAQCQLQTKSGFGASSQGISLLGGPLTVRALTPVSMAPGTQVMRLAVPAQQTHHHHQQLHHQLVVSQAGGTPVVTMTTANPTVAVVAPRIVSSIIKSREAVAGGGGRTGAEQAAVQVIPVLSGPNHTGADRVNQDANEVTSLVTQSEVAGGEVCTVVVKSEEPEC; from the exons ATGGCGACTTCACTGCATGAGGGGGGGCCCGCAAACCAACTCGAtctgctcatcagagcag tggaaGCATCTGTCCATGGCAGCAGCATCCACTGCTCAGACAAGACTATAGAAGCAGCAGAGGCCCTGCTGCATATGGACTCACCTTCCAGCCTGCGGGGGGACCGCAGTCCAg ATGTGTTTGTGCCGGCATGCGTGGCCACACCGGACTTCCTGCACGCCGCCATGCGGCCCGACGCCATGACTGAGACTGTGGTGGAGGTGTCGACGGAGGACTGCGAGGATGACTGCCCCATGGAGGTCACCCTCATCGAGGAGCCCGACCTGGAGCCTGAACCTGACCACGAGCCCGTCAAGAGGAAGAAAG CCGGGCGGAAACCCAAGACGCACCACGCAGCCATACCCAACGGATCACTTGACCTCGGCATTAAGAAGAAACCCAGAGAGGGGAaag CGGGCAGCACCACCTACCTGTGGGAGTTCCTGCTGGACCTGCTCCAGGACAAAAACACGTGTCCCAGGTACATCAAGTGGActcagagggagaagggaatcTTCAAGCTGGTGGACTCCAAGGCTGTGTCCAAGCTGTGGGGGAAGCACAAGAACAAGCCTGACATGAACTACGAGACCATGGGCCGGGCGCTCAG ATACTACTACCAGAGAGGCATCCTAGCCAAGGTCGAAGGTCAACGTCTGGTGTACCAGTTCAAGGAGATGCCCAAGAACATTGTCATCATCGACGATGACAAGGCGGACTCCGATGATCTCATTGGCCAGGAGTGTGCCTCTTACGAGCGGGTCCCGCCCCCGTCCGAAACGCTGCTCAGCGCCGTCGAGCTTTCCAAGACGCCCAACATCCTGCGGGGCGGGGCGAGGGCTGTGGTCCACTCCCCCGTCGTCAAGGGTAGCAAGGCGTCGCTGGTAGGGGGAGGGGCCTTGGCGGCGGGAGTCCAGCGGATAATGACGGTCTCTGCGGCGACAGACGGGAGCCAGACGCAACATTCTCACACAGCCATCATCCCCACTGCAGCCGGACCCAG GACGGTCCGGGTCGCCATGCAGGTGCCGGTGGTCATGACGACGTCGATGGGCCAGAAAATCTCCACAGTTGCTGTGCAGCAGGCTCAAGGGACTACGGTGGCGTCGggacacaccctcctcaccaaCGCCTCGCCCACGGGCAACGCCAACACCCAGCAGAAG gtcaTGATCCAGACCATCCCCACCATGGTCCCTGCCACGGCGGAGAATGGAGACAAGATCACCGTCCAGCTAGCCAAGATCATTACCATCCCCGCCCACCAGCTGGCCCAGTGCCAGCTCCAGACCAAGTCTGGCTTCGGGGCCTCCTCCCAGGGCATCAGTCTCCTGGGGGGCCCCCTCACTGTCCGTGCCCTGACACCTGTCTCCATGGCGCCTGGCACCCAGGTGATGAGGTTGGCGGTCCCTGCCCAGCAgacgcatcatcatcatcagcagctTCACCATCAGCTGGTGGTGTCGCAGGCGGGCGGGACTCCGGTGGTTACCATGACGACAGCCAATCCCACGGTGGCGGTGGTGGCACCCCGCATCGTCAGCAGCATCATCAAGAGCAGGGAGGCGgtggcgggagggggagggaggactggggcgGAGCAGGCAGCAGTCCAGGTGATACCGGTCCTATCCGGGCCCAACCATACAGGGGCGGACAGAGTGAACCAGGACGCCAACGAGGTCACGTCACTCGTCACCCAATCAGAAGTTGCAGGCGGGGAGGTCTGCACTGTCGTTGTCAAATCTGAAGAGCCGGAATGctga